Genomic window (Neurospora crassa OR74A linkage group VI, whole genome shotgun sequence):
GCGCGCCCAGTCAAATTTCAAAAGAAAAGTGCGGTTGCATCCGATATTTCAGTTCTCTATAAACTCATCAGCGATTGCCTCTGAACATCATTTTATACAGCGACCGGACATACGAAGGAAAGTCGTGCTTCCATTCCCACCTATTTATATCTGCATCTATGTATCTCTAGGTGTATCCCCAGGTACATACTCCAAACCTCCGGCTGCGAGACCTCGAATCTCCATCCATCTAACCTAACCCTCTGTATTGTACACCACAAACAAAACAATCTTGAAAATCATCCTTTCACAACGCCGGCACCGGCTCGAGTCTCAACAGCCCCGACTCGCATCGATATCCGTCCACATCCGCTTGATACTTTCCTTTATCCGCATTCCGCAACGGCGTACAAAACTCACAGACTACAAAACTCAAAACTTTCTTTGTGAGGGACCCTCGAGAAACAGACTACTGGTGAACTTTTCAGCCAGTGTCCGTCCCGGGTCCTTGGTACCACCGACTGCCGCAATCGTCGCAATCAACTTACCAACGGTAAACCGAAGCACCATGTCACGTCTGAAATCCAAGTAACTGCGTCGAGTACTCGTAGCACATTAAGTAACACAGCATGCCGCTCGAGGatcaacctacctctacctctaccggcAGATTTTAGCTTTGGGCAGCCCTAACCGTACACGGTGCACCGTAaaccgtcatcatcatcaccacccggATCGGGTACCGTCGCACACAGTAACCAGGCACTCCATGTAGTTCATCGATTCATCGGGTAGTTGAACGATACACGGCATACGAGAAACGCTCAACTCGCATTGTTTGatgggttggtgttgtgcaGTGTCAGTTTGTGTTGTGCCGATATCGCATGCAATGCCGTTTTCTTCGGCTGACTGTCTGTTCACTGTTCTGCAATACCATCGTCAAAATATCACCGGGAGGCGGAACGAAAGTGTGGTaaatttattgtatattatgGTCATGTTCATGCTTTCAAcgcccctctctctctctcttcataTTAAAGTCTCAATCCACGCTCTTAATcactcatccttcttcttctcccttttttctcctttctccccctccccctccccatccttcccctccccctcctcttccctctttcttttctccttggGATTActccccaccacctcctcccccgtCTCTTCATCCACCAGATTCGTTTCATCCGCCAGTCCCTTGAACTTGGGTTTTCCATCCTTGATATCCACCACCCTCTGGGGGTAAAACATGTGACTCTGCACTTCAAAcgcttttttcccttccggGGAATTAATCCCTTCGATCAGGGTAGGAAACAGCAAAATCATGTTGCGCCCTTCATCCATGATGGGCGTGCGGCAGTAGGCGCACTGCACCTTGCACGGTAAGTGGTGTGTTGTCGACTTGGCGGTTGGGTCGTACCACCCCAGGTCGTGGTGGCCGTTGGTGAAGTTGATATCGGACTTGTGGAAGATGGCTGCCCATTGGAAGGGGGCCTGGATAGGTACTTTCTGTTAGCAATTTGTTCCTCCCTACGCTTAAATCcgctctttcctttccttttttttttttttttttttttttttttctcctcgcTACGCTCGATTCTTTTTTGTCCTtcgtcctttttcttcctctcttcttcttcttcttcttttttttctctctcctcgCTCCGCTCCATTTtttccctccttctttttgcttGTTTTGATTCTCTCGCACCGCgcgataaaaaaaaaaaaagaaaaaagaaaaaaaaaaaaaaaaaaaaaagaaatgaaCTCACCCCATGCATCCTTTGACAAGTCGTACAATGGCAATACTTGCTCGCCAACGGCTTCTCCCTGCTCAACTCATACTGCACCGCCCCGCAATGGCACTTCCCCCGCCACTTGACTTTGAAATCCTCGCCCTTGTCGTGGATCTTGTACGGCGCGCGGAACTTCCATTCGTCTTCGGGGCGGTCGGTGCGGTTGCCGGATTGGTATTGGTGAggttcttcccctccctcttgtttgctgttgttgttgttgttgttgttgttgttgttgttgttgttgttgttgttgggggaCATTttgaggttggtggtgagggttgttgttgttgttgttgttgttgctgagaTGAAGCGGGTGGTAACTATGGGAAGAGCGATGATTTTGGAAAGTGGAAAACTGGTAGATGAGGGGCGTAACGCGCGGCGGGCGAGAAGCATAAGCTGTGCTCACTGCGGTTCGAGCTGTGTATCAATCTGCGGGTTGGAATGCGCgaggtttgtttgtttacgTCAGCTGTTGCTGGTGTTTGCTTTTCCCTTGAAGCGACTTCAAGATTCGGGTTTCTTCAATGTGAGTTGGTAATAATGTAAACTGGTCGTCAAATGAGAGATATCACAAACTGATTCAATGTTTGTTCCTTTCGTTTCACATCTAAATAAcagttccttccttcataTAACCCTTCACCCTCTGCCTCTCATCATGTCCATCTCTCACCTCAACCTCAGCCTTCCCTTCCCAACTCTCCCGTAGCAAATGCTCCGGTCCAGCCTGGGTACTGCGTAAATCAATGATGCCAAATGATGCTGTTTCCGTGCTCCAATCCTGAGCTTGTCGTCACCGATCAACGGGTTGTTGCATTTGCAATCGGCACTCAAATCTCAGGAACGGCCAAGGGGCGGTTCATCGCCGATGGATGTGGGGTAGCGGTGACGTCACTATCGATAGTCcgctgaaaaaaaaaggaaacgaCCTTGCACAAAGGGAAAGTATGAAACTGTTGCGACGGCAGGAGAAACTGACGGCGAAAAATGATTGAATTGGTCAATGTCACGGTATATATTGAGGTTTTTTGTTCAATTGATTTGCTTATTCACAGCTATGGAAGGATGGTGTAAAGTCATTACCAGTTTGCCCGCTTGAGTGAGGGCCCCGGATATGGAAAATGTACATACGTAACCCTGGGATATGTGCACCTTGAACCCTGGCATTGACACTTCCGCCAGCGGCTCTACTTCCCATCTCTTTCTCCCAAGCCTtgcctttcctttcctcttcctttgcTTCTTTCAACTCCTATCATGTAAATTGGTGTCCCCACTGCTGTTGAACCCCAATTAGCAGAGTATGATCACTCCTCAGAGCCATCAGTGCCATCCCCCTTGACACACTCAACAACACAACTCGCGCCCTCCACATCCACCCAGTATCCCGTAACCGTGAGGCCAGCCTCCTTACACAGCTTCCTGTAACCCTCCTCGTTCCTCAACTTGCCTCCGAgattcatcatcaccatgtcCACCAGTCTGTTCTCCGGCGTCGGCTTGTCCAGCAGGACTCCCTCCATGATGACGATTCTTCCGAAGTTTCCAAGCGCACACCTCAAATGTTTGAGAATCCACACGGCCTGCTCATCGCAATAGTCCAGTAACACACGACGGACGACGTAGACCGCTGCTCCCTTGGCTTCCTCAGGTTGGGGCTGGAAAAAATCATGTGCCATGGTCTTGACACCCTTCAACTTCTCATCTCCACCCTCGATGTTCTTTGCGACTTGGGCAATAACCTCGGGCCTGTCCTGCAAGATGCAATTCTCCGGTTTGACCTCTGGGATCTTAGCCAGGAGGTTTGCTAGGAAGTGACCCAGTCCGCCGCCGACGTCGACTACCAGGGGCTTCAAATAGATGTTGGCATCTCCGAGAAAATCATACAGCTCCAGCTTCTGCATGGCAGCTTCGGCAAGCCAAGTAAGCGAAAACTTCTTGGCCGGATACTCAGAGTTGATACCGCGATATCCGCCAACGCCCAAATCGCCGCCCAAAGCGCCCTGCGCACCCTTGTCCTTGGCTGCCATGGCCATCTCAAAGTGGCGCGCATACTCCGGGTAGCGGGCTTTGACTTCCCACGGCGCCAGGGCCGGGTGACCCCAGCCGAGAGAAAAGGGTGTCGGGATGTAGCTTTTGTGATTACCGTCTTGTGCGCCGCGTCTCTTGGTCGTCACGACAATGCCACTACTATCATGGACCAAGATCTCCTTATCCGATGGATGGGGTTCGTGTCTGTCATAGGTGGAAAAGTACTCGGGCCACTTCGCGAAGCCCTTCATGCCGTTGCCGAAACTAACGATGGCGAGGGCAGCGGTGGCCGGCGAAGTGTTAGTGCGGAGAAGGCGGGAGATGCGGCTGTGGGAGACGTGGGTGGGCGGTCCTTGCTCCCCTTCACCGTCGAGGCGAGAGCCGACGAGTTTGCCGGTGGAGATTAGCATGCAGGCGATGCGGGAGACAAGAGATTCATCGGCGTCGATAGCACGGGCGAGGTCggcgatggagatggagcCCGTGAGAGGAATGTGATCAAAGGCGCGCCAGTGGAGGAAGATGTTCCAGGCTGCGACGTCGCCGATCTGTTACACGGATTTGTCAGTCAGGCTGCAACGGTTGTGGGTTGATATGAGGGAACGGGGCGAGCTTACGGTGACCCAATCCGACTTGAGCGAATCCATGGGCGGTGCGGTCTCAAAGGCAATCTTCTTGCCTAGTTTCGCGATGCGCTGGCGAAGAGCAATCTCCTCAGGcgacggaggaagaggcacATGATTTGCCGATTCGGGAGAGTTGGGGGCAGGGGTGAGCTTGCTGTCGATAGTCGCTTTGAGCTTCTTAGCTTGGGCGAGGAGGGCTTCAGCGGCCTCGACGATGTCGAAAGCCGGGGCGCTTGGAGTCGGGGTAGCGGCCGAGGCGGCTGTCTTGTCAGACTCCagctcgccgtcgtcgtttCTCATGGTGTTACCATGGCCGCTCTCGTGCTGGCTTTCGCTGCTGCTTTCATTCTCGCTCTCAGTTGCGGGAGTCGGCACGAACAAACTCGGCAGCTCCATATCCAGGCTGTTGTTCTCGTGGTCGATCTCAAGGGTCGACACGGACACGTTGAATTTCGGGTCCGCCATGTTGGGCTATTTCAGTTTGCGATTGATCCGCGCAGTTTTCGAAATATTTGTTGTGGGCGCAAGAATTGGAAGAGTCGAAGGGTGCTGGGTCCCAACGGAGATGGTTATGTACTGTTGACCTGCAATTGTCATCTCATGTTGAACCCAGGTGAATGCCCTCGCGCCCTTCACTGCCTGATTATTTATTCGGACATCAGGACATATGGGCTGCGCCACAGCCACACAAGGTTCAGCTCGGCCTTTTCGGCTGACGGAACTCGGAAGTAGAAGACGCCGCATCACTCACGGTGAATGGTTGGGGAAGGGCGGACGATTTCTTCAATCTCACCATGTTTTGTTTGGATGTTGAGGAGCTCGGAGGGGATCGAGTGGAACTGGAACAAGGACCATGAGTGGGCAACCAAGACCTTATTTGTTTGTTCGGTCGCGAACACTGCCTTCACATGTCCGAGTTGACCGAGCCACCGGTGGTCGGCACTTTTTTTCTCCCGGAGTATCACAGCCTCAGTCGCTCTTCCCACATGACCTGGGCAGCAAATCAGCCATGCAACCGATACTATTACCGCAGAAATGAACTTGTTGCAGGAAGACAGGCACAAGGCAGGGTTAAAGGTGTGAAAACCCAACGCATGCATCATGTACTATGTGGTTGTATATGGTGAACAGACACCTTTAACCCTTTGTTAGGTAAGTATCTAACTCCCATTCCCCTTAACATCGTGCATCATCCTGACCCTCCTCTGCGTCCACTCCCAACAACTAACAGCCTCATATTTCggctcctctccttcttccacacAGCTGTCCAACACCTCACAAGTCTCATTCAAATTAAACCCAAAGAAGAAAGCCATGCTCAACCTCTCCTTCCCACTGTAATTCTGCACCCGATGCACCGTACTGACATACTTGTCGTTGGTAATCCGCTGCATATAATCCCCAAAGTTGACCACAAACGTGCCTGGGATAGGCTTTGCATTCAACCACTGCCCCGATCTCGACAAGACCTGCAACCCGCCCACCTCGTCCTGCCCCAAAATGGTAAACAGCTGGAAATCCGTATGCGACCCAATGGACACCTTGGTCTCgtctccctttccctcctcttttccaGAGGCAGACAACGGCGGATAATAATTAACAGCCATGCCCAAATCCGGCCACCGACTCTTCTCATCAAACGCCGTCTCCTCCAGCCCCAAACTCAGTGCAAACGCCCGCTGGAGCACCCTCCCCAAATGCAAGACCGCCTGGAAATACCGAATGACTGCGGCCTTGAACTCCGGAGGGACGGCACTCCACGGGTAATCGTCGGGGTCATGCTTGATCATCGCCTTTACCTCGTCCGGTATCTCCTCTTCTACGTTCTTGACACTCGGATCGTACCGGGGATCATATCTCCACGAGAAGGACTCGCGGTGGTCGACGCTCTCGAATGGGTTGAGGCGCTGCGTACGAGGTGGTTTCCAGCCGTATTTGTAAAGGGAGTTGTGCATGCtggctttttctttttccgaGACGGGGGAGCGGAAGAATTGAAAAGCGGATTCTTGGGCTTCTTGGATTATGGAGGGAGGGATGCCATGGGAGGTGATGTAGAAGAAACCGTTGGTCGTGGCGGCTTGGCGGATTTGCTTTGCGACCTCTAGGcgagaggaaagggaagaggaaggggagaagAGAGGGGCGAGGGAGATGATGGGGAGTTCGGAGGGGAGGGCGTCGCGGGGCGGATGGGGGAGGATGGATCGGGTGATGGGGCCGTTGCCTGAGGCTAGGCggagggttgttgttgctggctgcTGGTCTTGGGTAGACATTGTGGGTAGTGGTTGCTTGGATGCTGGGTTGAACTCGAGCGCGTGTGTTGAAAGGGAATTGGATTTTATGTAGCTGTGCTATAGGCCCGTGTTCTGCGCTCTTTGTGGCCTATTGAGTCACCGTGACCTTTTAGTTCGTTGATGAAGGTGACGGTCGTCTAGTTGCGTTGGCTCCAGGGTCGTGACGGACACTCAACGTTTGTCGGCTGGTGATACTCGATGGTGAATGTACGACTGACGGTGTTTGACTGAAAATAGCAGATGTTGGTGAAAATGCCGTCTTCCTGTTCACAAGGTGGTAGGTTTGCCTTGATATTCCCTCCCAGGAAGTTGTTATGGAGGAGAAATCGAGACTTGAGAGGGGTACGGTCATCCAGATCACATACCCCAGATAGGCACGGATGGTTATcaatccaaaaaaaaacagactAGACCTGTTCCGGATCTCGGTTATCTTGCCGATGGCACCGTATCGGCATGGATGAGAGGCTTTTGTCTGTCTCTTTCACGGAGTCGAGCCCCATGACCCCCGGATCTTCGGGCATCTCCGATGGATCTTTTCGGCAGCTTCCACATCTTGACATATCGGATAGAGGAGGGGCACTCCCGCTTTTGAACACTGAGGTATGGCAGAAATACAATAAAAATTGCCTGAAAGAAATCGAAATTGCCAAACAATTCACGAAGCAATCAGTCTTCCAGCAAAAAGGGCTGTCAAGGTTGTCATAACTGCGAGTCCTttcggagaggaagagaaaaaccGTGGCTCACCACGGGTTAGGGTTACAAGAGCATGAGATGGGCTTGCGGCAGGCACCACGCTGTACCATTCCCATGGGACATCAGACTCCTTTCATTACTGCTGATACTACCATATCGTGCTCGAAAAGTAGGCATTATATAGGTATGCAACAGCTCGAATCCTACCATGTATATCACATACGGTCGGCATCCTGTATTCTACGGTAGGTGCTTTGTGATCTTCCTCCATTTGTTGACAACCCCTTACGCCAAGTGGGGGCTCAGATGCCTGCCGGCCGTTCGGTTATAACGACGTCTCGGTGCAGTTCACAGCGAGTTACATGACACCAACACTGACTAACAAGCATCGCTCGGTGATACGACTGCCGAAGCCAAGCATGTGCACCCCGCGATGCACTCAATTACAAACATTCAAGTTCCCCGCCTACCTATCACTTGCTCAGTTCGTGACCAGTTGGTACGACTTTGAAAACCGGTTACCTTTAGTTGTCTTCctgtttctcttctttcctgttcctgctagctgctgctgcgtcgTGCTGCTGCATCTCCCCCCCCTCACAACAAACATCTTACGTCTCTTCCAGTCCAACTCCCATCAATTGAATCGAACTCCTACCTACCGTTCCAACATCTTCCACGGGCAACGAACTTCCTCGCAACATCCACCGTCCAGTCTCGCATCACTcaagactacctctacctgtaAACAACCAAACAACTACCACGATGACGGCTTCATCAATCCCAGTCCCCCCAAAGGGCGTCTGggtcccctcccccaccttcttcaccacgtcctccccctccccttacTCCCCCACCCAACCCGCCGTCGACTACGCCTCCCAAACAGCCCacaccctcttcctcgctcGCTCCGGCATCACCggcgtcgtcctcctcggttCTACAGGCGAAGCCATGCATCTTTCCCGCTCTGAACGGTCCCACCTCATCAAGTCCGTCCGGCAGGGGCTCGACGAGGCCGGCTTCCGGAAATTTCCCATCATGGCGGGTGTTTTAACGAATGGAGGCGTGGAGGAGACAGTGCAGTGGTTGGATGATTACAAAGAGGCGGGCGCGGAGTttgggttggtgttggtgccggGGTATTTTGGAGCTGGACGCGGGGTGTGGGGAGAGGGACACTCAGGACAGGAGGGGGTGGTGAACTGGTTTAAGGAAGTTCTCTGGGGGATGAAAAGCAAGGAGATGGGGATCGTGGTGTATAATTACCCCGGGGTGAGTAATGGGGTGGTGCTGGAGCCGGAGGGGTATAGAGCGTTGGCCGAGGATCCGAGGGTGGTTGGGTGTAAGATGTGAGTGTACACTACCCGAGTCTTTTCTGTTCCATCCTGGGATACCAGacgaggggaggggagaggaagCAAAGTGGAAAGCAAAGACGTGCTGATAGACTGCCAAACAGGTCCCATGGAAACATCTCGCACCACCTCCAAGTCTCTCTCGACCCCGAAATCAACCACGAACGATTCCGTGTCTTTTCCGGATTCGGTCAACAACTCGGTCCCATTGTCTTGTTTGGCGCAGCTGGCGTTATTGACGGCATGTCAGCTTACTACCCGAAGACAGTGGTCAGACTATACGAGCTAGCGCAGAAGGACGATCTCAGGCCGTCGGAGAGGGCAGAGCTGAACAAGTTGCAATACGTGGTGAGCAAGGCCGAGGAGTTTGTTGTCAAGTATGGCTTGAGGGGTATCAAGGAGGCAACGTACAGGGTTGCGGGCTTTGGAGATTTGGAGGCGGCGAGAGTGCCGGTTGTCGCGAGAATGGGGGAGaaggagtgggaggaggggaggaaaAGGTATTTGATGGATATTGAGGAGATTGAGAAGACGCTCTAGTCACAAAACAGGAAGGAAGCACGCATATCATTGGGAATAGGGAATATTCGGCAGGTAACGTAACGAGTGTATGGCTCTCATCACGGCACCAAggcaaaaaggaaaagaaacaaaatgTAGCCCGTACCGGATTCGAACCGGTAACTTCCACGCTACCGTAGAGCCGCGAACTAAGTGGAACATGACAATACGCCAGATTAGGAAATGTTACCATTACACCAACGGACCACAGATCCGGTACGGGCtacatcttttttttttttttttctctttttccctcttttgtatacttttttcctttcctcttttttttttttctttttttaattttttcccttctctcttttttttttttttttttttttcatcttttatttttttttttcatcttttatttttttccagCGATGCTCACTGAAAAGCTAGACAATATTATAGCAACAACGAAGGGCTATCTATGAGTGCTTGTCGTATCTGTATTCAAGATAAGGCAGATATGTTCGTCAGGTCTCAATTGTTGCCCAATGTTCGTGAGTGGCCAGTGTTCATTCGTCTGATGGTTCCATGTCGTGATAGGCTGCTACGGTCCGCCGTCACGGTCCAGTCGTTTGCGACAGCGGTAAATGAGGCCTACAGTGAATGGTCGTAGGCCTCATGCATGTATGTATCTTGTTGGTTCAATGTTCGAAACTGGCAGCAAACACGAAAAAGAATGAGAGCCCAGACAGTGGTGCAGAAGATACTTGGGGTAAATGGCGGGACGAATGAGCGAGCATGAGGTCCGTTTCGGATGAGTTCGCCAGTTCACATTTCTTACTCTTCCCTCTAAACAACGTCAAAAACGAAGTTGAGATCCCTTTCATCGACATCCGGTTACCATTTGATATTTTCCGTCACCTGGCAAAGACCTTTGATCCCCACAACGTGTTTGCTCACCAGGTGTGCAAACGTCCTCCATCCTTTGTATGACTGACTGTTCCTCGACGGATGTTTGCCTTGAGAATTTGCAGCTTCTGATAACTGTTGTCCATCAGGTTTGACTTATTGAAAACTGGCCAAACGCTGGTGAATCAGATATCGCCTCTGCATTATTACTCACTCCTTCCACCCCATCCGCAAAGGAGACTTCATAGTGCGGACGACAGCAACCTTTGATCTGACAACTTAACAGGGGGCAGCTGGTACACTCACCTTTTACCCTTCgcccttctgcttcttcccaTCTCCTGCCCCACACACTCAATctcacttcttcttccaccctcTATCATCTCCAAGAACACTCCTTCTTCCGACGGAGCAGCGCCTTCTACCTCTCACCCAGACCATCCACCAACACTAACCCTCACCGCACGCGCGCGCAACTGCCTCATCGAAACAAGTCACGTCATGGCTTCTCGACAACAGACCTCCCACATAGCTCATGCGCAGCCCATGGGCAAAGCGGCAATAGGCCGTCAAGTCGCCGAGCCCATCGTCGTCTCTGACGAGTACATGCAGTACCTGACCAAGCTGATTCCGTCTACACCGGAACTCGTAAAGGCCGGCTTCGTAGTGAGTCCGCTCACCCCGACGGAACTTCAAGCGAAGGTCAAGTGCAAGAACTGCCACAAGAGATGTGAGTCCTCACCTCACCGACACATACCGCTGATCGGTGCCAGGCACCGTCACTGACTTTTCGTTCACCGGCAGGCACGAAACCTGATCGTCCACCTAGAAACAGAAAACCCTCCCACGCTGGCAACATGGAGGGTTCCAGTAATGGCAACTTCGTAGACGAAACGACGTCTACTGCGTCAAACGCTGGTTCGAGCCAGACGTGTAGACTCAGAAGCCATGGCAAGCCGCTTGACGAGGGCAAGCAGACTGAGAgtacaggtacctctacaggtACCAACAGCAAACATAAACCCAATATGATCTGCAAGTACCACCCCGGGCGAGTTAACAACAAGGCAAGTTCTCCCCATCCCACTCACCTAACATCAGAAAACCTCCCACTAACCTACCCATCTAGATCTGGACGTGCTGCACCCTTCATGTCTCCCAACCCCCTTGCTCCAGCTCACCATCTCACACCCCTGTAACCTACGCCCCCGGCATCCTCGAATCCCGGTGGCTCTTCCTCCccactccttccttttccccttccttttccccttccacttccttcaacccttccacttccttttcccttcccccttccacttccttctcccctacaatttcccctttccctctaACTTCCCAACCCTCTTCAaacccccaaccccaagCGCCACCACCCCCTTCTCAATTCCGCCCCGCCGTCGCCATCGACTGCGAAATGGGCGTCTCCTCCGACTTCGAATCCGAGCTCATCCGTTTATCTCTCATCGACTACTTCTCCGGCCAAGTCCTCATCGACCGACTCGTCCGCCCCAATGTGCCAATGCAACACATGAACACGCGTTACTCTGGTGTAACTAGGCAGGATCTCCAAAACGCCATACGCAACGGGACTTGTATTATCGGTGGCCTTGAAGAGGCGCGCAAAGAGGTGTGGAAGTTTGTCGGGCCGCAGACTGTGGTGATTGGACACTCGGTAAGGAACGATTTGAGTGCTTTGAGGTGGATACATAATCGGTGCGTGGATAGTTTGgtagtggaggagggggtgaggaagaagatcaaggctaaagaaga
Coding sequences:
- a CDS encoding 2OG-Fe(II) oxygenase, with product MSTQDQQPATTTLRLASGNGPITRSILPHPPRDALPSELPIISLAPLFSPSSSLSSRLEVAKQIRQAATTNGFFYITSHGIPPSIIQEAQESAFQFFRSPVSEKEKASMHNSLYKYGWKPPRTQRLNPFESVDHRESFSWRYDPRYDPSVKNVEEEIPDEVKAMIKHDPDDYPWSAVPPEFKAAVIRYFQAVLHLGRVLQRAFALSLGLEETAFDEKSRWPDLGMAVNYYPPLSASGKEEGKGDETKVSIGSHTDFQLFTILGQDEVGGLQVLSRSGQWLNAKPIPGTFVVNFGDYMQRITNDKYVSTVHRVQNYSGKERLSMAFFFGFNLNETCEVLDSCVEEGEEPKYEAVSCWEWTQRRVRMMHDVKGNGS
- a CDS encoding dihydrodipicolinate synthetase yields the protein MTASSIPVPPKGVWVPSPTFFTTSSPSPYSPTQPAVDYASQTAHTLFLARSGITGVVLLGSTGEAMHLSRSERSHLIKSVRQGLDEAGFRKFPIMAGVLTNGGVEETVQWLDDYKEAGAEFGLVLVPGYFGAGRGVWGEGHSGQEGVVNWFKEVLWGMKSKEMGIVVYNYPGVSNGVVLEPEGYRALAEDPRVVGCKMSHGNISHHLQVSLDPEINHERFRVFSGFGQQLGPIVLFGAAGVIDGMSAYYPKTVVRLYELAQKDDLRPSERAELNKLQYVVSKAEEFVVKYGLRGIKEATYRVAGFGDLEAARVPVVARMGEKEWEEGRKRYLMDIEEIEKTL